The Vicia villosa cultivar HV-30 ecotype Madison, WI unplaced genomic scaffold, Vvil1.0 ctg.000044F_1_1, whole genome shotgun sequence genome contains a region encoding:
- the LOC131622796 gene encoding cucumisin-like: MQIHKLCKPDLIAPGVDIIASWSPISIEGRKLGFNIVSGTSMAYPYVSCAAGCIKSFRPIWSLCCYPISLMTTAKQLSATNNQDAEFAYGAGQIDPVKVLNPNLIYDAGKMAYIRLLCKLVYNKSVFSKGCYNISYNSRGCYNVSYISVEDLNYPSFALRALNPHIVRGTFKRTVTNIGSPSGTFMAVSNGLNISVKSVVLSFTSIGKKKTFILTIDGSIKESIISASLI; the protein is encoded by the exons ATGCAAATACATAAATTATGCAAG CCGGACTTAATTGCTCCCGGAGTAGATATCATAGCTAGTTGGTCTCCGATTTCTATCGAAGGAAGAAAGTTAGGATTTAACATTGTGTCCGGAACATCAATGGCATATCCATATGTATCATGTGCAGCAGGATGCATCAAATCCTTCCGTCCTATTTGGTCTTTATGCTGCTATCCGATATCTTTGATGACAACTG CCAAACAATTGAGTGCGACAAATAATCAAGATGCTGAATTTGCTTATGGAGCAGGTCAAATTGACCCAGTGAAAGTTCTAAATCCCAACTTAATATATGATGCTGGAAAAATGGCTTACATAAGATTATTATGTAAATTAGTCTACAATAAATCTGTTTTTTCAAAGGGTTGTTACAATATATCATATAATTCAAGGGGTTGTTACAATGTATCATATATATCTGTAGAGGATTTGAATTATCCGTCGTTTGCTCTTAGAGCATTGAACCCGCACATTGTAAGGGGGACTTTCAAACGAACTGTAACAAATATTGGATCTCCATCCGGAACATTTATGGCAGTTTCTAATGGACTCAACATCTCAGTGAAGTCTGTTgttttatctttcacttcaatAGGCAAAAAGAAAACATTCATTCTTACTATAGATGGATCGATCAAAGAGTCTATTATATCTGCTTCTTTAATTTGA